TTTGTGGTCGTTCTCAACGCGGCTTACCTTGGGAAATTTTTCCTGCCTGGGGTATTTGCCGAAGCCATGTATAACGACCAGGTTAATGCCCGCATCCCCGGTCAATGGGTCGAAGTGGTACAGGCCGGAAACTAAGGGAGAATGATAAAAGAAAAATGAAGAATGAAAAATGAAATCCATTCGGGAAGCGGCTTCAAGTCCCGCCCCGAATTTTGATGAATTCACCAGAAGGGTAAAAAGTAGTACTAAAAAAGAGTGCATTTATGCCAAAAAAAATCTTGTTGATTTAACCATGCTTGTACCATCCTCGTGTAAAGGTCGTGCCAGGTTCGTACCGGGTCCTTCTGGACACGACCGGGGTAGGTCTGTGGTAGGTCCCTGGCAGGGGACAGGATGGAAATGAAAAGGTTAAAATGAAAAATGAAAAATGGGAATAAGGTTATGAGAAACAGAATGTTTAATCTATTTTATTTGGGATTCACAAGGCCTGCTGAGCTTTTATAATCCCCTTCATTTTATTCCTCTGAATCGTTAATAATTCATCTATAATAAATGTCCAAAATAGTCCTTCAGCCTTTTTTGCGAAAATACCGTTACTGGCTTTTGGCCTTGGGATTGTTATTGCTGGTTTGGTTTTTCAGCTTGCCGCGCGATTTATTTCCTGATCCGGGCAGCACGGTAATTGAGGATCGGGAGGGGGTTCTGCTGGGAGCGCGGATTGCGGATGACGGGCAATGGCGTTTCCTTGAGATGGAGGAGGTTCCCGAACAGTTTGCCAAAGCCCTGGTGGCTTTCGAAGACCGTTATTTTTATTTTCATCCGGGGGTGAACCCCCTGGCCACCGTCCGGGCCCTGGTGCAGAACATCAGGGCGGGCAGGCGGGTGAGTGGCGGCAGTACGTTGAGCATGCAGGTAATCAGGCTTTCCCGAAAGGGGAAGCCAAGAACAGTCGTTGAAAAGTTGAGGGAGATGGTTTTGGCGACCCGGCTGGAGGCGCGCTATTCCAAAAAATCAATCCTTGCCTTGTATGCCTCCCACGCCCCTTTCGGAGGAAACGTAGTGGGGCTGGATGCGGCTGCCTGGCGTTATTACGGGCGCCCCCCCGCTGACCTGAGCTGGGCTGAGGCTGCCACCCTGGCGGTGCTGCCCAATGCACCTTCATTGATCTTCCCGGGAAAAAACCAAGAGGTTTTACTGGTGAAACGCAATCGTCTGCTGGATGAATTGTTTAGGCGCGGGCATCTCGACTCCCTCGACTGTGTGCTGGCCAAACTTGAACCTTTGCCCGGGAAACCCTATCCCTTACCGCTAATGGCGCCTCATTTGCTCGACCGGGTGTATTTGAATCAGCGGGGAACACGGGTGAAAACTACCCTGGATCCTCACCTTCAGCAAAGGGCAACAGCCATCCTGGAGGAGCATGCCCTGATGCTCAGGGCCAATCATATTCACAATGCTGCTGCCATCGTGCTTGAAGTGGAGACCGGACAGGTGCTGGCTTATGTGGGAAACACCCGTGGCCGTGCTGATGCCGGACAGGGTCATATGGTGGATGTCATCACTGCCCCGCGCAGCACTGGCAGCATCCTCAAACCCTTTCTCTATGCGGCGATGATGCAGGAAGGGCAATTGCTGCCCAATACGCTGGTGCCCGACATCCCTACCCAGATCGCAGGCTATTCGCCAAAAAACTATTTCCTGACCTACGACGGTGCCGTGCCTGCCAAGCGTTCCCTGACGCGATCGCTCAACGTGCCATCGGTGCGCATGCTTCGTGATTACGGCGTGGAGAAGTTTCGTTTCATCCTGAAGCGTCTGGGAATGAACACCCTGGTATATCCCCCGGGCCATTACGGCTTGTCCATCATTCTGGGTGGAGCCGAGGGAAGCCTTTGGGACATCAGTGGGATGTATGCCAGCCTTTCAAGGGTGTTGCGGCATCACGGGGATTATTACGGGATGTATGACCTGGCCGACATTCATCCTCCTGTTTACCTGGCAGATCAGGTTTCCGGTAAAAAGCGCAATTCCGGGAGTCGCCAAAAGCTGGAAGACTATGGTCCGGTAAGTGCCGCGGCGGTATGGCTTACCTGGGAGGCCCTGGTGGAGGTAAATCGCCCAGATGCTGAGGCTGGATGGCAGGCGATGGCGTCGAAGGGCAAGATCGCCTGGAAAACAGGGACCAGCTTTGGGGGGCGTGATGCCTGGGCCGTGGGCACTACCCGGGACTATGTGGTTGGGGTTTGGGTGGGTAATGCAACGGGGGAAGGACGCCCGGAACTGACTGGGCTGGGCGCTGCAGCGCCCATTCTGTTTCAGTTGTTCGACCTGTTGCCCGCCTCTGCCTGGTTTGATCCCCCTTACGGGGAAATGGAACAGGTGGCGGTGTGCCGCGAAAGTGGCCACCGTGCCGGGATGCATTGCCCCGTCCAAGACACTCTGTGGGTCCATTCAAAGGGGTTGAAAACGCCACCCTGTCCTTATCACCAGCTGGTGCATCTTGACTCTTTGGGGCAATATCGCGTGAACAGCGATTGCGAATCCGTTGGCAAGATGATCACTGCTTCCTGGTTTGTCCTGCCTCCTGCAATGGAATGGTTTTACCGCTCGCGTAATCCGGCATACCGCCCGTTGCCGCCCTGGCGAGGCGACTGCCAGCCGCAGGAATCCCATACCATGATGGAGATGATCTATCCGCGCGAGGGCATGGCCATTTTTGTTCCGCGTGAGCTGGATGGTTCAGCCGGGAAGACCATCTTTGAAGTTGCGCACAGGGACTTGGGCACAAGGATTTTCTGGCACCTCGATGGTGAATACCTGGGCGAAACATGGCAAAACCACCAGATGGCTCTGGCGCCTGAACAGGGATTTCATACCCTCACCCTGGTGGATGAAGCCGGAAACACGCTTAACCGGGTTTTCGAAATTGTGGGAAAACCATAAAAAAACCACCGCGAAATGAGCTTCACGGTGGTTTTTATTTTTGGGAAAAACTTTGTCCGCTTATTCGGTTATTTTTACAAGGGTGCGGAAAAGATCTTCGTTCTCCCTGATTTTTTCCTCATTTCCATATACGGTATAGACATCGCGGTCCAGGATCTCCCTGATCATGGTGCTGAATGACCTGATATCCCCGGCACTGGTGTTCAGGATCTCCTGCCTTTCTTTTAGCAGGTCTTCATGCGATACATTCTCATAATGCCTCCACAGCGCAAACTGGCCGGAAACAGATGGGGTTCTGGGCTGGTCATGCTTGGCGATGGTGCCAATGATATAACGCGTCATCTCCATATCATCGGCCTCAAAATTTTCCAGATACTGGGGCAGTCCCTCAAAATTGTCAAGGGTTTCTTTCAGGTTTGGGTCCCTGTAAGAAGAGAAAAACAGGGGACCTGTGGGGTTCAGGGTTGAAAAGCCCCCGTAGGCACCTCCCATCACCCTGATTTTGTTCTGCAGATAGTCAGTCGAGAGAATCTGGTTCAGTACATAAAAATGCCCGTTGATGGAATAGCCCAGCTTTTTGAAATCGTATCCTTGCGTAACATACTGAACCTTTGATGCCGAGAGCAAACCTTCATTGGCTGGAAGGTACTCCAGCGACCAGGTTTGCATAACGGGTTTTTCATTGGGAAGGGAAGCCAGGAATGATTTGAATCCGTCTTCAAAGGCGCCATAGTTGTTTTCTGCACAGGTGACCTGAACGCTGATGTTATTCTGGTTAAACAGTAAACTTGCAGTTTCCCTGAGCCTGGCGATCATTTCATCGGAACGGGTATCAAATTCATTGTTCAGTTCAGTAACGAACCTGTAATAGCTGATACCCCTGGTCATTTCATTGAAAATCCCTTGCTTGTTAAAATTGGCCAGCAGACGGAGGTTTGCAAAATTCAGGCCATCGTTGGTGATCCTTCTTTCCACAACAGCCTGGTGGCGGGTCAGGATGGTCTTCAGGCGTTCGCGGTCTTCCAGGTTAAAGGTGTTGATGATTTCGGCGGCGAGTTCAAAGAAAGTTCCTGTCTTGTCTGACATGGCCTTCCCGCCAGCCAGGAAGAACGGCAAAAGTTGCTCGTCCGACTGGTTCTGTAAATACGAATCAAGGGTAGTCCAGAAGGAGCCAGTATGGATGTTCAGCGCATTGTCGAGTTCACCAACGCTTTTGGTTTCCGTTCCCATTTCGCGGATCAGGGCCGAAAGAAGGCTGGCATAGGGGATCAGTTTCTGGGGCAAGGTGCGCATGTCAAAATATAGGTAAATGTAAATGATGTCGTTGGTGAAATCCTCGTAATGGAAAACGGGGGCATTCCGGAATTTTTTCTCCTGCAAGGGATACCAGTTGACTTCGGGTGAGATGTCTTCCAGTGACAGCATAGGAACAGAGGCCAAAGCTTCAGGGCTGTCTTCGCTAAGCTGATACTGCTTTAATTCTTTGGTCTGCTGCACCAGGGCATCGATTTCCTCCTTGCTGAGGCTTGCTTTATATTCCGCAAGTTCCTGACGCTCGCGCTCCACATGGATCTGCTCAAGCCCGGGCTGAGGATACATGGCAACCAGCACGGCATGGGGATTCTGGATCAGATACTCCTCCATAAGATTTTCCAGGATAGGCTGTTCGAGTGATTGTTTCACATAGGCCAGGGGTTTTTCGAATTCGAGGCCGGCAAAGGGGTCTCCATCGAACATCCAGTTGATATACGATGCCATCATATACATCATTCCCTTGGCTGAGGTGTTACCCTCTCTTAGCTGGAATTCCTTTCGGTTGATAATCCCTTCCAGCAT
The window above is part of the Bacteroides sp. genome. Proteins encoded here:
- the pbpC gene encoding penicillin-binding protein 1C, whose protein sequence is MSKIVLQPFLRKYRYWLLALGLLLLVWFFSLPRDLFPDPGSTVIEDREGVLLGARIADDGQWRFLEMEEVPEQFAKALVAFEDRYFYFHPGVNPLATVRALVQNIRAGRRVSGGSTLSMQVIRLSRKGKPRTVVEKLREMVLATRLEARYSKKSILALYASHAPFGGNVVGLDAAAWRYYGRPPADLSWAEAATLAVLPNAPSLIFPGKNQEVLLVKRNRLLDELFRRGHLDSLDCVLAKLEPLPGKPYPLPLMAPHLLDRVYLNQRGTRVKTTLDPHLQQRATAILEEHALMLRANHIHNAAAIVLEVETGQVLAYVGNTRGRADAGQGHMVDVITAPRSTGSILKPFLYAAMMQEGQLLPNTLVPDIPTQIAGYSPKNYFLTYDGAVPAKRSLTRSLNVPSVRMLRDYGVEKFRFILKRLGMNTLVYPPGHYGLSIILGGAEGSLWDISGMYASLSRVLRHHGDYYGMYDLADIHPPVYLADQVSGKKRNSGSRQKLEDYGPVSAAAVWLTWEALVEVNRPDAEAGWQAMASKGKIAWKTGTSFGGRDAWAVGTTRDYVVGVWVGNATGEGRPELTGLGAAAPILFQLFDLLPASAWFDPPYGEMEQVAVCRESGHRAGMHCPVQDTLWVHSKGLKTPPCPYHQLVHLDSLGQYRVNSDCESVGKMITASWFVLPPAMEWFYRSRNPAYRPLPPWRGDCQPQESHTMMEMIYPREGMAIFVPRELDGSAGKTIFEVAHRDLGTRIFWHLDGEYLGETWQNHQMALAPEQGFHTLTLVDEAGNTLNRVFEIVGKP
- a CDS encoding insulinase family protein, coding for MKQGIVFTILMVMTGMLLAGRPMESFNENQTYHGFSLKEKRFVPEVNAECLFFIHEQSGAQLIKIAADDPNKLFNIAFNTLPENSTGVAHIMEHSVLNGSQSFPVKSPFNVLRRGSLNTFLNAMTGSDFTTYPVASMNEKDYFNLMHVYLDATLLPRIYDDPRIFLQEGWHYEIEEPEAEIVYKGVVFNEMKGAYSSPNRELYYQSWKVLFPDNTYGNCSGGYPSEIPRLTYEEFLNFHRTFYHPSNSYITLYGNADLDKELAFINENYLSRFTRSDAVIELPMQKPFDRMKELETPYAVAEGNNIQDNTYLLMNFVAGQGINQEFNMAMEVIADALVNHESAPLRIALQEAGLGKNVSAGLKKGKQNQFLILLQNANREDRDRFREIVFQTMKEVADKGFDKEMLEGIINRKEFQLREGNTSAKGMMYMMASYINWMFDGDPFAGLEFEKPLAYVKQSLEQPILENLMEEYLIQNPHAVLVAMYPQPGLEQIHVERERQELAEYKASLSKEEIDALVQQTKELKQYQLSEDSPEALASVPMLSLEDISPEVNWYPLQEKKFRNAPVFHYEDFTNDIIYIYLYFDMRTLPQKLIPYASLLSALIREMGTETKSVGELDNALNIHTGSFWTTLDSYLQNQSDEQLLPFFLAGGKAMSDKTGTFFELAAEIINTFNLEDRERLKTILTRHQAVVERRITNDGLNFANLRLLANFNKQGIFNEMTRGISYYRFVTELNNEFDTRSDEMIARLRETASLLFNQNNISVQVTCAENNYGAFEDGFKSFLASLPNEKPVMQTWSLEYLPANEGLLSASKVQYVTQGYDFKKLGYSINGHFYVLNQILSTDYLQNKIRVMGGAYGGFSTLNPTGPLFFSSYRDPNLKETLDNFEGLPQYLENFEADDMEMTRYIIGTIAKHDQPRTPSVSGQFALWRHYENVSHEDLLKERQEILNTSAGDIRSFSTMIREILDRDVYTVYGNEEKIRENEDLFRTLVKITE